Proteins from one Caldisericota bacterium genomic window:
- the rpmJ gene encoding 50S ribosomal protein L36: MKIRASVKKMCPKCKVVKRKGKIAVICENPKHKQRQK; the protein is encoded by the coding sequence ATGAAAATAAGAGCATCAGTGAAAAAAATGTGTCCAAAATGTAAAGTTGTTAAGAGAAAGGGTAAAATAGCGGTGATATGTGAGAATCCAAAGCATAAACAACGGCAAAAATAG